In Mytilus trossulus isolate FHL-02 chromosome 14, PNRI_Mtr1.1.1.hap1, whole genome shotgun sequence, a genomic segment contains:
- the LOC134696281 gene encoding uncharacterized protein LOC134696281 gives MDREDQRRYLVVGSVILEVVTPLFQQKIENDFTAGGFGSLQAFINSQQVIHTLFHLRHRNSWCCKDKTNCRNPSALPLVYCQWNKLYSENPGPGIHNCHCKFTANPVQLNELDISLSSLILLNCCNLSQPEEEAVQLLRQYKNDYLSHNTTGCITQTEYNTLWPDLGTYVLRLDPSKNDSLIKIEHRPLDKSLCKKYFTFLLDLHQQIEEIKSTMESVHSSIQAVSSSISGLNSSVETVFQAMDTTVQGIDIAVHRTDTAVQGMDTRVEGMDTRVQVMGNSIQGIETSVQQTNDLLKELLQKGLTCECGRQIIIPLCKDQRRKQKERRDQYQLGQNIFFLHQQLNLKSLFSIGETEWIRDVKMMDDGRLVFCLLWEKRLMICNTDGSQIDSISVQGTPWCVTAVNNSIVAVIVELQDECYIETYDINNKHILKSILIPGIFIVNGIAMINNKFVVGGWRKLLSVDYQTGETCTITTIEGCMNPCVLHASGDRIFFTFLWSNDRTLSWYNYIDNKIYNMKLPSRSTSITSLQDGSLYVCCDDGLIHHVSKDLKHGKKVRGTNNEWLKGNSFISYNTKQNKMVALNNENILIIFHEYL, from the exons ATGGACAGAGAAGATCAACGTAGATACTTGGTGGTTGGATCTGTTATTTTAGAAGTTGTTACGCCCTTGTTTCAACAAAAGATAGAGAATGACTTTACAGCTGGCGGGTTTGGATCCCTACAGGCATTTATCAACAGTCAACAAGTCATTCACACCCTATTTCACCTACGACACAGAAACTCATGGTGTTGTAAGGACAAAACAAACTGTCGTAATCCTTCTGCACTGCCTTTGGTTTACTGCCAATGGAACAAGTTATATTCTGAAAATCCAGGACCTGGTATCCACAACTGTCACTGCAAATTCACAGCTAATCCTGTTCAACTTAATGAACTAGATATCAGCCTTTCcagtttaattttattgaacTGTTGTAACCTATCACAACCTGAAGAGGAAGCTGTTCAATTGTTACGACAATACAAGAATGACTACTTAAGTCATAATACAACAGGTTGTATAACCCAAACTGAATACAATACCTTATGGCCAGATCTAGGAACTTATGTCTTGCGACTTGACCCAAGTAAAAATGATTCTCTCATCAAGATAGAACACAGACCACTGGACAAGTCACTGTGTAAAAAATACTTCACATTCCTTCTTGATCTTCATCAACAGATAGAAGAG ataAAGTCAACCATGGAAAGTGTTCATTCGTCCATCCAAGCTGTCAGTTCTTCAATAAGTGGACTAAACAGTTCTGTAGAAACAGTTTTTCAGGCAATGGATACAACAGTTCAAGGAATAGACATAGCAGTTCATAGAACAGATACAGCAGTTCAAGGAATGGATACAAGAGTTGAAGGAATGGATACAAGAGTTCAAGTAATGGGAAATTCCATCCAAGGAATAGAAACATCAGTTCAGCAAACAAATGATCTTCTTAAG GAACTCCTACAGAAAGGTTTGACATGTGAATGTGGCAGACAAATCATAATTCCTCTCT GTAAAGACCAAAGAAGAAAACAGAAAGAAAGAAGAGATCAGTATCAACTAGGACAAAATATATTCTTCCTTCATCAACAACTCAATCTTAAGTCACTATTCAGTATTGGCGAGACAGAATGGATAAGAGATGTAAAGATGATGGATGACGGTAGGCTGGTGTTCTGTTTACTTTGGGAAAAGAGACTAATGATCTGTAACACTGATGGATCACAGATAGACAGTATATCTGTACAGGGAACACCATGGTGTGTCACTGCAGTCAACAACTCTATAGTGGCTGTTATAGTTGAACTGCAGGACGAATGTTATATAGAGACGTATGacataaacaataaacacaTACTTAAATCCATATTAATTCCtggaatttttattgttaatggCATTGCAATGATAAACAACAAGTTTGTAGTAGGTGGTTGGAGAAAACTACTGAGTGTTGATTATCAGACAGGAGAGACATGTACAATAACAACAATAGAAGGATGTATGAATCCCTGTGTGTTACATGCTTCTGGTGACAGAATATTCTTCACTTTTTTATGGAGCAATGATAGAACACTAAGCTGGTAcaattatattgataacaaaatatataacatgaaaTTACCATCACGTTCAACCTCTATAACTTCTCTACAAGATGGAAGTTTGTATGTGTGCTGTGATGATGGTTTAATACATCATGTATCAAAAGATCTCAAACATGGGAAAAAGGTCAGAGGAACCAACAATGAGTGGCTGAAGGGAAATTCTTTTATCAGCtacaacacaaaacaaaataagatgGTTGCtcttaataatgaaaatattctgATCATCTTCCATGAATATCTTTAA